One Solea senegalensis isolate Sse05_10M linkage group LG13, IFAPA_SoseM_1, whole genome shotgun sequence DNA segment encodes these proteins:
- the ca4a gene encoding carbonic anhydrase 4a, which translates to MQRLLMFTLLASSLLWTVCTGADWCYQSQFTCDHQCNAPEKWSHANGNCAGTRQSPINVVTRKTVKDERLTPFKFSNYQEIFRGTIKNNGHSVQVTVPDHRTISGGGLPDSYKAVQFHFHWGINGGPGSEHTIDGEQYPMEVHIVHMKSHYTDLKRALADEEGVAVLGFFYEASNSGNRKYDPLINALRSIKTPNANTTLVSGISLAQLIPSEQNMTNYYRYKGSLTTPDCSQAVIWTLFENPIPLSTDQLQAFAELKFHDGKPMVDTFRPVQPLNGRQVYRSGSAVILASAVLLVAAMATALGLSQPN; encoded by the exons ATGCAGCGGCTACTCATGTTCACTCTGCTGGCATCATCTTTACTGTGGACAGTCTGCACTGGAGCAG ATTGGTGCTATCAGTCCCAGTTCACATGTGATCATCAGTGCAACG CACCTGAGAAGTGGAGCCATGCCAACGGCAACTGTGCAGGAACACGACAGTCTCCCATCAATGTTGTCACCAGAAAGACTGTGAAAGACGAGCGTCTGACTCCTTTCAAGTTCAGCAACTACCAGGAGATCTTCAGAGGCACTATCAAGAACAACGGCCATTCGG TTCAGGTCACAGTTCCTGATCACCGCACCATCTCAGGTGGAGGCTTGCCGGACAGCTACAAGGCTGTACAGTTCCACTTCCACTGGGGAATTAATGGAGGGCCTGGCTCTGAACATACCATCGATGGAGAGCAGTATCCAATGGAG GTGCATATTGTCCACATGAAGAGCCACTACACTGATCTGAAAAGAGCACTAGCGGACGAAGAGGGAGTCGCCGTCCTTGGTTTTTTTTACGAG GCATCCAATAGTGGAAACCGAAAGTATGACCCCCTAATCAACGCTCTGCGGAGCATCAAAACGCCAA ATGCAAACACGACTCTCGTCTCTGGTATCTCCCTGGCACAGCTGATCCCATCAGAGCAGAATATGACCAACTACTACCGCTACAAGGGCTCACTGACCACTCCAGACTGCTCTCAGGCTGTGATCTGGACTCTGTTTGAGAATCCCATCCCTCTGAGCACAGATCAG CTGCAAGCCTTCGCTGAACTGAAGTTTCATGATGGAAAGCCAATGGTGGACACTTTCAGGCCGGTGCAGCCTCTGAACGGCCGACAGGTCTACCGGTCGGGAAGTGCGGTGATCCTGGCTAGCGCTGTTCTCCTTGTTGCCGCCATGGCAACAGCCTTGGGACTGTCTCAGCCCAACTAG